In the Gossypium raimondii isolate GPD5lz chromosome 9, ASM2569854v1, whole genome shotgun sequence genome, one interval contains:
- the LOC105797597 gene encoding uncharacterized protein LOC105797597: MEKGFLDKVEDNVAVRTWSEATQREKGNSLAEGYVSELWNFTVDKRLFRALAQFWNAAYSCFTFEKVDLVPTIEEYTALLRCLKIEVDRAYSRPVSVPTFFKKLMNITGMSKRWVAAQIKHKRDSKCILWKNLKDLILVHPDKKKKVDVFALSIYGLVVFPKALEHVDEAATDLFDRLDKRVTPVPAILAETFRSLNSCRRAGEEIIATSRRDDISEKKWMVILQNLQEEDVEWRAPWLLPDMILYRCGDFDWVPLLGIWGAIGYALLLVLRQYRSRQFIPTTRGLDECEFSYKGNGSKKKIREIFNAWNQTRWMKSLAAGPMTTPEYNEWWV, translated from the exons atggaaaaagggtttcttgataaggtaGAGGATAATGTGGCTGTTCGAACTTGGTCCGAGGCGACACAACGTGAGAAAGGTAACAGCTTGGCCGAAGGATATGTATCAGAATTATGGAACTTTACC gtagacaagcgCCTGTTTCGGGCTctcgcccagttttggaatgCTGCCTATAGTTGTTTCACGTTCGAGAAAGTCGATCTAGTGCCTACGATAGAAGAATACACGGCTTTACTTCGGTGTCTGAAGATTGAAGTCGACAGAGCCTACTCTCGACCCGTAAGTGTACCaaccttttttaaaaagttgatgAACATAACCGGGATGAGTAAGCGGTGGGTTGCAGCCCAAATCAAACACAAGAGGGATAGCAAATGCATTCTTTGGAAGAACTTGAAGGATTTAATCCTAGTACATCcagataaaaaaaagaaggtagatgtctttgctttgaGTATATACGGCTTAGTTGTCTTCCCCAAGGCTTTGGAACATGTGGATGAGGCGGCCACTGACTTGTTCGACCGACTTGATAAAAGGGTTACGCCAGTTCCGGCGATTTTGGCGGAAACATTCAGGTCACTAAATTCCTGCCGGAGAGCGGGTGAAG AGATAATAGCTACATCGAGGAGGGACGACATCTCGGAGAAGAAGTGGATGGTCATTCTTCAAAATCTACAAGAAGAGgacgttgagtggagagctccgtGGTTACTTCCGGATATGATTTTGTATCGGTGCGGTGATTTTGACTGGGTCCCTTtgcttggaatttggggagctaTTGGTTATGCCCTGTTGCTAGTGCTTAGgcagtataggtcaaggcagttTATACCCACAACTCGGGGACTAGATGAGTGTGAATTCTCGTACAAGGGTAATGGTAGCAAAAAGAAGATTCGAGAGATATTCAATGCTTGGAACCAGACTCGTTGGATGAAGAGTTTAGCAGCAGGTCCAATGACGACACCCgagtataatgaatggtgggtttGA